In Oreochromis aureus strain Israel breed Guangdong linkage group 20, ZZ_aureus, whole genome shotgun sequence, the following are encoded in one genomic region:
- the itchb gene encoding itchy E3 ubiquitin protein ligase b, giving the protein MASGATKSGTSNGYPIRAQLQIIVLSAKLKENKKNWFGPSPYVEVTVDGQSKKTEKCTNTHSPKWKQPLTVIVTPFSKLVFRVWSHQTLKSDLLLGMATLDVSETLKSNDMKISEVVQTLQLCADRDETDVVGDLSVCLDGMTVDPDMFAKAEVDHHSTSNGESQPNGDHSIRHSRDNSPAVDSIEHKSSPSGRRSANSTGSPSVSSAGLRPVRPPRPSRPPPPTPRRPTSSPASSSNGSAAADCSDGQSGSDTPVRVPASGPSLAPDSSPSWGSDRNSTVVSGSGAAATRQPTSTITPAVTPRVPAVNTGPLPPGWEQRVDQNGRLYYVDHVEKKTTWERPEPLPPGWERRVDQMGRVYFVDHITRTTTWQRPTVETVRNYEQWQHQRSQLQGAMQQFNQRFIFGAQDQATATQNKEYDPLGPLPQGWEKRTDSNGRVYFVHHPTRSTQWEDPRTQGLLNEKPLPEGWEMRFTVDGIPYFVDHTRRTTTYIDPRTGKSSLENGPQITYVRDFKAKVQYFRFWCQQLAMPQHVKINVTRKTLFEDSFQQIMSFNAQDLRRRLWIIFPGEEGLDYGGVSREWFFLLSHEVLNPMYCLFEYAGKDNYCLQINPASYINPDHLKYFRFIGRFIAMALFHGKFIDTGFSLPFYKRILNKPLTLHDLESIDPEFYNSLMWIKDNDIEECGLEMFFSVDKEILGEISTHELKPGGGDIQVTEENKEEYIRLVAEWRLSRGVEEQTQAFFEGFNEVLPQQYLQYFDAKELEVMLCGMQEIDLVDWQRNTIYRHYARSSKQIVWFWQLVKEMDNEKRMRLLQFVTGTCRLPVGGFNDLMGSNGAQKFCIEKVGKENWLPRSHTCFNRLDLPPYKSYEQLKEKLMFAIEETEGFGQE; this is encoded by the exons TGCTATCagcaaaactgaaagaaaacaagaaaaactggTTTGGTCCCAGTCCCTATGTGGAAGTGACAGTCGACGGCCAGtccaagaaaacagagaaatgtaCCAACACTCACAGCCCCAAATGGAAGCAGCCGCTCACTGT GATCGTAACTCCATTCAGCAAACTAGTGTTTCGTGTGTGGAGCCACCAGACCCTGAAGTCAGATCTGTTGCTAGGCATGGCCACACTGGATGTTAGTGAAACACTCAAATCTAATGACATGAAAA TTTCTGAGGTGGTGCAGACCTTACAACTGTGTGCAGACAGAGACGAGACAGACGTGGTGGGGGACCTGTCTGTCTGCCTTGACGGCATGACTGTTGATCCTGATATGTTCGCAAAAGCAGAAGTCGACCATCACA GTACATCAAATGGGGAGTCGCAGCCAAATGGGGATCATTCCATAAG GCACAGTCGAGACAACTCTCCGGCTGTGGACAGCATAGAGCACAAGTCCTCTCCAAGTGGCCGGAGATCAGCGAACAGCACAGGGTCTCCATCAGTATCTTCAGCAGGGCTGAGGCCTGTTCGACCACCTAGGCCATCTAGACCTCCGCCTCCCACCCCACGCAGACCCACCTCTTCACCAG CATCTTCCAGCAATGGCTCTGCTGCAGCAGACTGCAGCGACGGCCAGTCAGGTTCTGATACCCCGGTGCGAGTGCCGGCCTCGGGTCCCTCATTAGCCCCAGACTCAAGTCCATCATGGGGCTCTGACAGGAACTCCACAGTGGTTTCCGGGTCTGGAGCTGCAGCAACCAGACAGCCGACCAGCACCATCACCCCTGCTGTCACTCCCAGAGTCCCCGCAGTCAACACGGGACCATTGCCTCCTGG ATGGGAGCAGAGAGTGGATCAGAATGGCAGGCTTTATTATGTTGATCACGTGGAGAAGAAAACAACGTGGGAACGGCCTGAACCACTGCCCCCGgg CTGGGAGCGTCGTGTTGACCAAATGGGGCGGGTCTACTTTGTTGATCACATCACACGAACCACCACATGGCAACGCCCCACTGTGGAGACAGTGCGCAATTATGAACAATGGCAGCACCAGCGAAGCCAGCTGCAGGGCGCCATGCAGCAGTTCAACCAGAGATTTATATTCGGG GCCCAAGACCAGGCCACAGCCACTCAAAATAAGGAGTATGATCCTCTTGGGCCTCTACCACAGGGATGGG AGAAGAGAACGGACTCCAATGGCAGAGTTTATTTTGTGCATCACCCTACACGGTCAACACAGTGGGAGGATCCAAGAACACAGgg TTTGCTGAATGAGAAGCCCCTTCCTGAAGGCTGGGAGATGCGCTTCACTGTAGATGGTATTCCCTATTTTGTCGATCACACCAGGAGAACTACCACCTACATCGACCCTCGAACTGGGAAATCCTCACT TGAAAATGGACCCCAGATCACCTATGTTCGAGACTTCAAAGCCAAAGTACAGTACTTCAGATTCTGGTGCCAG cAACTGGCGATGCCTCAACACGTCAAAATCAACGTAACCAGAAAAACCCTGTTTGAGGACTCCTTCCAGCAG ATAATGAGCTTCAATGCTCAAGATCTGCGAAGGAGGCTGTGGATCATCTTCCCTGGAGAAGAAGGTCTTGACTATGGCGGTGTTTCCAG GGAGTGGTTCTTCCTGCTGTCCCATGAGGTTTTGAACCCGATGTATTGCCTGTTTGAATATGCTGGTAAAGATAACTACTGTCTTCAGATCAACCCAGCCTCCTACATCAACCCTGACCACCTCAAGTATTTCAGGTTCATAGGACGCTTTATTGCCATG GCTCTTTTCCATGGCAAGTTCATCGACACTGGTTTCTCACTGCCATTTTACAAGCGCATCCTCAACAAGCCGCTGACCCTCCACGACCTGGAGTCCATTGATCCGGAGTTCTACAACTCCCTCATGTGGATCAA GGATAACGACATTGAGGAGTGCGGGCTGGAGATGTTCTTCTCTGTTGACAAGGAGATCCTGGGGGAGATCTCCACCCATGAGCTGAAACCAGGAGGAGGTGACATCCAAGTCACAGAAGAGAACAAGGAGGAGTACATCAG GCTGGTGGCAGAGTGGCGCTTGTCCAGAGGAGTAGAAGAGCAGACACAGGCTTTCTTTGAAGGGTTCAACGAGGTCCTGCCTCAGCAGTACCTGCAGTACTTTGATGCAAAAGAGTTGGAG GTCATGCTGTGTGGTATGCAGGAGATCGACCTGGTAGACTGGCAGAGAAACACCATCTACAGACATTATGCTCGCAGCAGTAAACAGATCGTCTGGTTCTGGCAG ctTGTGAAGGAGATGGACAATGAGAAGAGGATGAGACTGCTGCAGTTCGTCACTGGTACCTGTCGCCTGCCAGTCGGAGGCTTCAATGACCTCATGG GAAGCAACGGTGCTCAAAAGTTCTGCATTGAGAAggtgggaaaagaaaactggctTCCCAGAAGTCACACATG CTTCAACAGACTGGATTTGCCACCCTACAAGAGCTACGAGCAGCTGAAAGAGAAGCTGATGTTTGCCATCGAGGAAACGGAAGGCTTTGGACAGGAGTAA